Proteins encoded within one genomic window of Haladaptatus sp. QDMS2:
- a CDS encoding RPA family protein, with amino-acid sequence MSSAPTREVARRVFAREFNDAGYTFKESDDERAPVYLLLPTGERANRVFVVGTLTEKEDVGEDSEYWRGRVVDPTGTFFVYAGQYQPEAASVLRDVEAPAYVAIAGKPRTYETDDGSINVSIRPESISVVSAETRDRWVVETAERTMDRIEAFDDETNEYARMAKEQYDLPVERYKQEVLTALESLDESEAVEADAA; translated from the coding sequence ATGAGTTCCGCACCCACCCGAGAAGTCGCTCGACGGGTTTTCGCCCGCGAGTTCAACGACGCAGGCTACACGTTCAAAGAATCGGACGACGAACGCGCCCCGGTCTACCTGCTGCTCCCGACGGGCGAACGCGCAAACCGCGTGTTCGTCGTCGGCACGCTCACCGAGAAAGAAGACGTCGGTGAGGACAGCGAGTACTGGCGCGGCCGCGTCGTCGACCCGACGGGGACGTTTTTCGTCTACGCTGGCCAGTACCAGCCGGAAGCCGCGAGCGTCCTCCGTGACGTCGAAGCCCCGGCGTACGTTGCAATCGCAGGCAAGCCACGCACCTACGAGACGGACGACGGCTCCATCAACGTCTCCATCCGACCGGAGTCCATCTCCGTCGTCTCCGCCGAGACGCGCGACCGCTGGGTCGTCGAAACCGCAGAGCGCACGATGGACCGCATCGAAGCGTTCGACGACGAGACCAACGAGTACGCGCGCATGGCCAAAGAGCAGTACGACCTGCCCGTAGAGCGCTACAAGCAGGAAGTGCTCACCGCACTCGAAAGCTTAGACGAGAGCGAAGCGGTCGAAGCCGACGCCGCGTAA
- a CDS encoding antitoxin VapB family protein, whose translation MSTDYKNVRLTKDAYHALERRKREGETFSEAVARLASERPISDLAGLFTDTEIEEIRAARSRAYDEYSPQHRAERE comes from the coding sequence ATGAGCACGGACTACAAGAACGTCCGCCTGACGAAGGACGCCTACCACGCACTGGAGCGGCGCAAGCGCGAGGGCGAGACCTTCTCTGAAGCGGTCGCGCGGTTGGCCAGCGAGCGGCCGATTAGCGACCTTGCCGGACTGTTTACCGATACGGAAATCGAAGAGATCCGGGCGGCCCGAAGCCGAGCCTACGACGAGTATTCCCCGCAACACCGTGCGGAGCGCGAGTGA
- a CDS encoding acyltransferase — protein MRKRLHSIDTLRALAIFFITLAHLQPFRDFATHGNLLFFALDTIGQFDVPFFFVTSGYFLAAKVNTHSVTATIKGTGQKLGSIFVFGKLVSVATAALVAVIAGTSVMSQLTHSLFNLSPLSLLYYGNAQTVPLWFLPALFFSIAFVSVFVKFDNTRYLLPVAALFHVVGIVAMNFEMLIEIPFPTRDALFFGFFYVALGYTIRSSDWNPDENRSHLYLGAVVLLLGVQLAEQYAIGYLIHDNVLAQTVYTTEYTISTIFLVLALFAYALSNPGWGKNTILPKVGRHALGIYLLHVPVFFLIHATKRYWIPVIGFDLPSTLVWQVTITPFVYVLSLGSYLLMARIGVIELEGSHIPWLGQLRARGWIPARE, from the coding sequence ATGAGAAAACGCCTTCACAGCATCGACACACTGCGAGCCCTCGCGATTTTCTTCATCACTCTCGCACACCTCCAGCCGTTCCGTGACTTTGCCACGCACGGGAATCTCCTCTTTTTCGCCCTCGATACCATCGGCCAGTTCGACGTCCCCTTCTTTTTCGTCACCTCGGGCTACTTCCTGGCGGCGAAGGTGAACACCCACAGCGTCACAGCCACCATCAAGGGCACCGGCCAGAAACTCGGCTCCATCTTCGTGTTCGGCAAACTCGTCTCTGTCGCGACGGCCGCACTGGTCGCCGTCATCGCCGGCACATCCGTGATGAGTCAACTCACGCACAGTCTCTTCAACCTCTCTCCGCTCTCCCTGTTGTACTACGGTAACGCCCAGACCGTCCCCCTCTGGTTCCTACCGGCGCTGTTTTTCTCCATCGCCTTCGTCTCCGTGTTCGTCAAATTCGACAACACCCGCTACCTGCTGCCAGTCGCGGCGCTCTTTCACGTCGTCGGCATCGTCGCGATGAACTTCGAGATGCTCATAGAGATTCCGTTCCCCACGCGCGATGCCCTCTTCTTTGGCTTCTTCTACGTCGCACTCGGCTACACGATTCGCTCGTCGGACTGGAACCCGGACGAGAATCGCAGTCACCTGTATCTCGGCGCGGTCGTGCTCCTCTTGGGCGTGCAACTCGCCGAACAGTACGCGATTGGCTACCTCATCCACGACAACGTGCTCGCGCAGACGGTGTACACGACTGAGTACACCATCTCCACGATATTCCTCGTCCTCGCACTCTTCGCGTACGCGCTCTCGAATCCGGGCTGGGGAAAGAACACGATTCTGCCGAAGGTGGGTCGACACGCCCTCGGCATCTACCTCCTTCACGTCCCCGTCTTCTTCCTCATCCACGCGACCAAGAGGTACTGGATTCCGGTCATCGGATTCGACCTCCCATCGACGTTGGTCTGGCAGGTGACGATTACACCGTTCGTGTACGTGCTTTCACTGGGGAGCTATCTCCTCATGGCGCGAATCGGCGTCATCGAACTCGAGGGCAGCCACATTCCGTGGCTCGGTCAGCTGCGGGCTCGCGGTTGGATTCCAGCGCGGGAGTGA
- a CDS encoding SDR family oxidoreductase: MDFGIAGDSALVTASTSGLGLASAVALAEEGCDVAICGRDADRLAKAEERVGGAGRGTVLAVEADITDPDHVAAFVAQTVDEFGGLDHVVTSAGGPPSGPFLDTQERDWYAAYDLLVMSAVWTAKEAHPHLAKSGAGTFVAITSTSVREAIEGLVLSNAVRSAVIGLVKTLSREFAPDVRVNAVLPGAHETSRIQDLIQQSLDRGEIASYEEGLAEWSANIPLGRIGDPRELGDVVAFLSSERSSFVNGVALPVDGGRLRS; this comes from the coding sequence ATGGACTTTGGAATTGCTGGAGATAGCGCGTTAGTGACGGCGAGCACCAGCGGGCTCGGACTGGCGAGTGCCGTTGCGCTCGCCGAGGAAGGCTGCGACGTGGCCATCTGCGGGCGGGACGCAGACCGACTGGCGAAAGCGGAGGAACGAGTCGGCGGTGCGGGGCGCGGAACCGTTCTCGCGGTGGAGGCAGACATCACTGACCCAGACCACGTCGCGGCGTTCGTCGCCCAGACCGTGGACGAATTCGGTGGCCTCGACCACGTCGTGACGTCTGCGGGTGGTCCACCCTCCGGCCCGTTTCTCGACACCCAGGAGCGCGACTGGTACGCCGCCTACGACCTGCTCGTGATGAGCGCCGTCTGGACGGCCAAGGAAGCCCACCCGCACCTCGCGAAAAGCGGCGCGGGCACGTTCGTCGCCATCACCTCGACGAGCGTCCGCGAGGCCATCGAGGGACTCGTCCTCTCGAATGCGGTTCGCAGCGCGGTCATCGGCCTCGTCAAAACGCTGTCTCGCGAGTTCGCCCCCGACGTGCGGGTGAACGCGGTGTTGCCGGGTGCGCACGAAACCAGTCGGATTCAGGACCTCATCCAGCAGTCGCTCGACCGCGGCGAGATTGCGAGCTACGAGGAGGGCCTCGCCGAGTGGTCGGCAAACATTCCGCTCGGGCGCATCGGCGACCCGCGCGAACTCGGCGATGTGGTCGCCTTCCTCTCCAGCGAACGGTCAAGCTTTGTCAACGGCGTCGCGCTTCCCGTCGATGGAGGACGGCTCCGAAGCTAA
- a CDS encoding PQQ-binding-like beta-propeller repeat protein codes for MFARTRAELVAIDKETGQERWRKQRDGWGYVSYMEGRVYDVSRDTVIALDGDGAEQWSISIEKFHHARLIEREGWVYVLARNRFACVHADSGEILVETALDDDDMSHYFPVTDGHRIFAGDSKLFGYEVVDNRFEKRWESQMAPHRLYGFMATDNGLLFRAGFNTLVSDAARGRLSIHDVEDGSLRAEQTFETVPRSPAVVDGIVFVSTSTVSSDNIGDDGKLVALSSEGELLWEYTPEASLQPPVVANDTLYTGPFANREAPLIAFDAISGEELWREDPDTLQGSVELAIAGDMLYVADGTRVRALRT; via the coding sequence GTGTTCGCCCGAACACGGGCCGAACTCGTTGCCATCGACAAGGAAACAGGTCAGGAACGCTGGCGAAAGCAACGAGATGGCTGGGGATACGTCAGCTATATGGAAGGGCGGGTGTACGACGTGTCTCGGGACACTGTCATCGCACTCGATGGAGACGGCGCTGAACAGTGGTCAATCTCCATCGAGAAATTCCATCACGCTCGGCTCATCGAGCGTGAGGGGTGGGTCTACGTGCTTGCGCGAAACCGATTCGCCTGTGTACACGCTGATTCGGGTGAAATCCTGGTCGAAACAGCCCTCGACGATGACGATATGAGCCACTACTTCCCCGTTACCGACGGCCATCGCATCTTCGCGGGCGACTCCAAACTCTTTGGGTACGAGGTTGTTGACAACCGATTCGAGAAGCGATGGGAGTCGCAGATGGCTCCACACCGCCTGTACGGGTTCATGGCTACCGATAACGGCCTCCTCTTTCGAGCTGGCTTCAATACACTCGTGTCGGACGCTGCGCGAGGTCGATTGTCCATTCACGACGTCGAAGACGGCAGTCTGCGGGCCGAACAGACGTTCGAGACGGTCCCGCGTTCCCCTGCTGTCGTTGACGGGATCGTCTTCGTCTCGACGTCAACCGTGAGCAGCGACAATATCGGCGACGATGGCAAACTCGTCGCACTCTCCTCCGAAGGAGAATTGCTCTGGGAGTACACACCGGAAGCCAGTCTGCAACCACCAGTGGTCGCGAACGACACGCTCTACACTGGTCCCTTCGCCAATCGCGAGGCACCACTCATCGCCTTCGACGCCATCTCTGGCGAAGAACTGTGGCGTGAAGACCCAGATACGCTGCAGGGGTCTGTCGAACTTGCAATCGCCGGAGACATGCTCTACGTCGCAGATGGAACACGAGTGCGGGCACTCCGCACATAG
- a CDS encoding pyridoxal phosphate-dependent aminotransferase — protein MTERAVSNRVAQIAPQQIRRLFDLASEHDADDLVHLEVGEPDFHTPAHVVDAAVTAAREGRTNYTPNAGIEALRQSIADRLRGRDVDADPERVVVTTGGVEALYLTLLTVTDPGDEVVVPTPAWPNPLSQTRLANAVPVEVPLPADDGFAFDADRIVDAITDRTGAVVLTSPSNPTGRVFDVSAMERVVEAAVDHDAYVIADEVYHELTYGRSQPSLAAVTEHPERVVTIDSCSKTYAMTGWRVGWLSGPEPVTAAATKIHESTTSCVNTPAQYAALAALTGPDGPVREMKAAFERRRDAVVERIADLPGVSMTPPEGAFYAFVDVSALSGSSLEVAERLLFEYDVVAAPGSAFGDAGEGYLRFSFANDLERIERGLDRFEQMVKTET, from the coding sequence ATGACAGAGCGTGCCGTGTCGAATCGAGTCGCACAGATTGCGCCCCAACAGATTCGTCGGCTGTTCGACCTGGCAAGCGAACACGACGCTGACGATTTGGTCCACCTCGAAGTCGGCGAACCGGATTTTCACACGCCGGCGCACGTGGTCGACGCGGCGGTGACGGCGGCGCGCGAGGGACGGACGAACTACACGCCAAACGCCGGTATCGAGGCGCTCAGGCAGTCAATCGCCGATAGACTCCGCGGTCGCGACGTCGACGCGGACCCAGAGCGCGTGGTCGTGACTACCGGCGGCGTGGAGGCACTCTACCTCACACTATTGACCGTCACCGACCCTGGTGACGAAGTCGTCGTGCCCACGCCAGCGTGGCCGAACCCCCTCTCACAGACGCGGTTAGCGAACGCCGTTCCGGTCGAGGTGCCACTGCCTGCCGACGACGGCTTCGCGTTCGACGCAGACCGAATCGTTGACGCCATCACCGACCGAACCGGTGCCGTCGTCCTGACCTCGCCGTCGAACCCGACCGGTCGGGTCTTCGACGTCTCGGCGATGGAGCGTGTCGTCGAGGCGGCCGTCGACCACGATGCCTACGTCATCGCCGACGAGGTGTATCACGAACTCACATATGGGCGGTCTCAGCCGAGCCTCGCGGCCGTCACGGAGCATCCAGAGCGGGTCGTGACCATCGACTCTTGCTCGAAGACGTACGCGATGACGGGGTGGCGCGTCGGGTGGCTGAGCGGTCCCGAACCCGTGACCGCGGCCGCGACGAAGATCCACGAGAGTACCACCTCGTGTGTGAACACGCCCGCGCAGTATGCTGCGCTTGCCGCACTCACCGGTCCTGATGGCCCAGTTCGCGAGATGAAGGCGGCTTTCGAACGGCGGCGCGACGCGGTCGTCGAGCGAATTGCCGACCTTCCCGGCGTCTCGATGACGCCACCCGAAGGCGCGTTCTACGCGTTCGTCGACGTGAGCGCGCTTTCGGGGTCGAGCCTCGAGGTCGCAGAGCGCCTGCTCTTCGAGTACGACGTGGTCGCTGCGCCGGGAAGCGCATTTGGCGACGCCGGAGAGGGATATCTCCGCTTCAGTTTCGCGAACGACTTAGAACGCATCGAACGCGGCCTCGACCGCTTCGAGCAGATGGTGAAGACAGAGACCTGA
- a CDS encoding PIN domain-containing protein — translation MRSASDVILDTSFLEDVGREDAAALEKAATLQDQQIPERLSVMTLYELYWGIGYVNRPQAERDKVDAILGTKEVYQVTPAIARKAGRIAGELARQGKPLNDPGDELIGATGLVHEEPVLTKNLDHFERISGLEVETY, via the coding sequence GTGCGGAGCGCGAGTGACGTGATTCTGGATACGTCGTTTCTGGAAGACGTCGGACGAGAGGATGCAGCCGCTCTCGAGAAAGCCGCTACACTACAAGACCAACAGATTCCAGAACGCCTCTCCGTGATGACGCTCTATGAGCTGTACTGGGGCATTGGCTACGTCAACCGTCCACAGGCCGAACGCGATAAGGTCGATGCGATTCTCGGCACAAAGGAAGTATACCAGGTGACGCCTGCCATCGCGCGGAAAGCCGGACGAATTGCAGGTGAACTCGCTCGCCAGGGCAAGCCATTGAACGACCCGGGCGACGAACTCATTGGTGCGACAGGGCTCGTCCATGAAGAGCCAGTATTGACGAAAAACCTCGACCACTTCGAGCGGATTTCGGGCCTTGAGGTCGAAACCTACTGA
- a CDS encoding TRAM domain-containing protein — MPTCPLADDCPKFSEHIQGMGCQHYGDKGGAEWCNHYNQPIRDLKSQPVKPGEEVVVDVTDIHESGAGVGRTEDGFIIFVDGVLPDARARVKITKVRSNHARADPIERLPMEPEAEDEAETEGDEEDGEDGYSKPKRPERLGSRDNFWGS, encoded by the coding sequence ATGCCCACCTGTCCACTCGCGGATGACTGCCCCAAGTTCAGCGAACACATCCAGGGGATGGGATGCCAGCACTACGGGGACAAAGGCGGCGCTGAGTGGTGTAACCACTACAACCAGCCGATCCGCGACCTGAAGTCACAGCCGGTCAAGCCCGGCGAGGAGGTCGTCGTCGACGTCACCGACATCCACGAGAGTGGGGCTGGCGTGGGCCGGACCGAGGACGGTTTCATCATTTTCGTAGACGGCGTCCTCCCCGACGCACGCGCACGAGTCAAGATAACGAAAGTTCGCTCGAATCACGCTCGCGCAGACCCAATCGAGCGCCTTCCGATGGAGCCAGAAGCGGAAGACGAGGCAGAAACGGAGGGAGACGAGGAAGACGGCGAAGACGGCTACAGCAAACCAAAGCGCCCAGAGCGCCTCGGTAGCCGCGACAATTTCTGGGGCAGCTAA
- a CDS encoding Tfx family DNA-binding protein encodes MPDVDALLDRIGFDPEASILTRRQAEVLALREKGIAQADIADLLGTSRANVSSVESSARTNIEKARETVAFAETLRAPVQILVEEGADLYDVPAKVYGACDEAGVKVSHTAPELMKVVGDEAGGAVSGRQVVQPLLIGVTHDGAVRVRRAERTEH; translated from the coding sequence ATGCCAGATGTGGACGCGCTGCTCGACCGCATCGGCTTCGACCCCGAAGCGAGTATTCTCACCCGAAGACAGGCCGAGGTACTCGCACTGCGCGAGAAGGGCATCGCGCAGGCGGACATCGCGGACTTGCTCGGCACGTCGCGAGCGAACGTTTCGAGCGTCGAGTCGAGCGCCCGGACGAACATCGAGAAGGCCCGCGAGACGGTGGCGTTCGCGGAGACGCTTCGCGCCCCGGTGCAGATACTCGTCGAGGAGGGGGCAGACCTCTACGACGTACCGGCGAAGGTGTACGGCGCGTGTGACGAAGCAGGTGTCAAGGTCAGTCACACCGCGCCCGAACTCATGAAAGTCGTCGGCGACGAGGCGGGTGGCGCGGTGAGCGGACGACAGGTCGTCCAGCCGCTGCTCATTGGCGTGACCCACGACGGGGCGGTGCGAGTGCGCCGTGCCGAGCGCACCGAGCACTGA
- a CDS encoding GNAT family N-acetyltransferase yields the protein MSRTPYLQTERLDLRPVTRDDEAFLNSHLNHPKIRQYISIFRTPYSEMEQEDSYEEFHTGDDVVSLVLWDGDERVGHAGLMPFNDRNKLGNLGYWIAPEYWGEGYATEAAEAIIQFGFQELGLHRIDAWIEAPNEGSRRVVEKLGFTHEGTKRKSEFTGGEWVDQVIYGLLASEWEPEA from the coding sequence ATGTCACGAACACCGTATCTACAGACCGAACGCCTCGACCTCCGACCAGTCACCCGCGACGACGAGGCCTTCCTGAATTCACACCTGAACCACCCGAAAATCCGCCAGTACATCAGCATCTTCCGGACGCCGTACTCCGAGATGGAACAGGAGGACTCCTACGAGGAGTTCCACACCGGCGACGACGTCGTCTCGCTCGTCCTCTGGGACGGTGACGAACGCGTTGGGCACGCGGGACTCATGCCCTTTAACGACCGGAACAAACTCGGCAACCTCGGCTACTGGATTGCGCCCGAATACTGGGGCGAAGGCTATGCCACCGAAGCCGCCGAGGCAATCATCCAGTTCGGCTTCCAAGAACTCGGCCTCCACCGTATCGACGCGTGGATAGAAGCCCCGAACGAAGGCTCTCGGCGCGTCGTCGAAAAGCTCGGCTTCACTCACGAAGGCACCAAGCGAAAGTCCGAATTCACCGGCGGCGAGTGGGTCGACCAAGTCATCTACGGCCTGCTCGCCTCTGAGTGGGAACCGGAGGCTTAA
- a CDS encoding transposase: MAIQVTRTYVGSIQNHRQVCNGLDSLGDSASKLWNVARWTADRVWDATGEIPDEGVLKSYMKNQECWKDLNAQSSQKVIEELSDAFQSWFDLRHKDPKANPPGYRKHGDKRPKSTVTFKEDGFKHDPKNNRVRLSKGSNLKAHFSDFLLCEYQTRPDVDLSEVNSVQNVRAVWNGDEWELHFVCKVELETNDSAGDGVAGIDLGIKNIATVAFPDEYVLYPGNSLKQDKHYFTRAEYDTEGENGPSEKSMWARRKLAERETHFYHTLTDTIITECVERSVGTLAVSWPEDVRESDWGKTGNKKLHTWAFDRIYQYLNYKGEIRGVGVLKENEWNTSKTCSACGDDTKGNRKHRGLYVCSSCGLVGNADCNGAENMRQKITPSPHGEDRSNGCVAQPSVHLFDSESGAFAPREQVVS; this comes from the coding sequence ATAGCGATTCAGGTCACTCGGACGTACGTTGGTTCCATCCAGAACCACCGACAGGTCTGTAATGGCCTCGATTCGCTCGGAGATTCCGCCTCGAAACTCTGGAACGTCGCACGATGGACAGCCGACCGCGTATGGGACGCAACCGGCGAAATCCCAGACGAGGGCGTTCTGAAGTCGTACATGAAGAACCAAGAGTGCTGGAAAGACTTGAACGCACAATCCAGTCAGAAAGTCATCGAAGAACTTTCCGACGCTTTCCAGTCATGGTTCGACCTGCGACACAAAGACCCGAAAGCGAATCCACCCGGCTACCGCAAACACGGCGACAAACGACCAAAGAGTACGGTCACGTTCAAAGAAGACGGGTTCAAACACGACCCCAAGAACAACCGCGTCCGGCTCAGCAAAGGGTCGAACCTCAAAGCACACTTCTCAGACTTCCTCCTCTGCGAGTACCAGACCCGCCCTGATGTTGACCTCTCGGAAGTCAACTCGGTGCAGAACGTTCGCGCCGTCTGGAACGGCGACGAATGGGAACTACACTTCGTTTGTAAGGTCGAACTCGAAACGAACGACTCAGCAGGCGACGGTGTTGCTGGAATCGACCTTGGCATCAAGAACATCGCCACAGTCGCGTTCCCCGACGAATACGTTCTCTACCCCGGCAACTCGCTCAAGCAAGACAAGCACTACTTCACGCGAGCCGAGTACGACACCGAGGGCGAGAACGGCCCGTCCGAGAAGTCGATGTGGGCGCGTCGGAAACTTGCAGAGCGTGAAACGCACTTCTACCACACGCTGACGGACACCATCATCACCGAGTGTGTCGAGCGTAGTGTTGGAACGCTCGCGGTGAGTTGGCCCGAAGACGTGCGAGAATCCGACTGGGGCAAGACTGGCAACAAGAAGTTGCATACGTGGGCGTTCGACCGCATCTACCAGTACCTCAACTACAAAGGCGAGATTCGCGGTGTTGGGGTACTGAAAGAGAATGAGTGGAACACCTCGAAGACGTGTTCGGCGTGCGGTGACGATACGAAAGGGAACCGCAAGCACCGTGGGTTGTACGTCTGCTCGTCGTGCGGGTTAGTCGGGAACGCAGATTGCAATGGGGCAGAGAACATGCGTCAGAAGATAACTCCGAGTCCTCACGGTGAGGATAGGAGTAACGGCTGTGTGGCACAGCCCTCGGTACACTTGTTCGATTCAGAAAGTGGGGCTTTCGCCCCGCGAGAACAGGTCGTGTCGTAG
- a CDS encoding mannose-1-phosphate guanylyltransferase: protein MDLPLVALVLAGGTGTRLYPASRSHRPKQFLDFGDGSLLAQTVDRLGFADEIYVLTREDFADEIHDHAPEAAVLTEPEPKDTGPALVYAAARIREQVGDCVLFCVPSDHHITGDFAETAQRAARVAVETENLVTVGIRPTRPATGYGYIEPGTDHGDYADVASFHEKPDAETASEYVERGFLWNAGMFAWTPDAFLREAGETPLAPLVENPDDFDAVEPVSIDYAVLERTGRASVVPATFEWDDLGAWDALARILDADEAGNAVLGDAELVETTNSLVVTDDAHVSVVGVSDLVVVAYDDRVLVVPMEKAQRVREIVSRLKADGRF from the coding sequence ATGGACCTGCCCCTCGTCGCTCTCGTCCTCGCCGGCGGCACCGGCACCCGACTCTATCCTGCGAGCCGCAGCCACCGCCCGAAGCAGTTTCTCGACTTCGGCGACGGCTCGCTGCTCGCCCAGACCGTAGACCGCCTCGGCTTCGCAGACGAAATCTACGTCCTCACCCGCGAAGATTTTGCAGACGAAATCCACGACCACGCTCCCGAAGCCGCCGTCCTCACCGAACCCGAACCCAAAGACACCGGCCCCGCGCTCGTCTACGCCGCCGCCCGTATCCGCGAGCAGGTGGGTGACTGCGTCCTCTTTTGCGTCCCGAGCGACCACCACATCACCGGCGACTTCGCGGAGACGGCACAGCGGGCCGCCCGCGTCGCCGTAGAGACGGAGAATCTCGTCACCGTCGGTATCCGCCCGACCCGCCCCGCGACTGGCTACGGCTACATCGAACCCGGTACTGACCACGGCGACTACGCCGACGTGGCTTCTTTCCACGAAAAACCGGACGCCGAAACAGCCTCCGAGTACGTCGAACGGGGATTCCTCTGGAACGCCGGGATGTTCGCGTGGACGCCCGACGCGTTCCTTCGGGAGGCAGGAGAGACGCCCCTCGCACCCCTCGTCGAAAACCCAGACGATTTCGACGCCGTCGAACCGGTGAGCATCGACTACGCCGTCCTCGAACGCACCGGGCGGGCGAGCGTCGTACCCGCGACGTTCGAGTGGGACGACCTCGGCGCGTGGGACGCCCTCGCCCGAATCCTCGACGCTGATGAGGCTGGCAACGCCGTCCTCGGCGACGCTGAACTCGTCGAGACGACGAACTCGCTCGTGGTCACGGACGACGCTCACGTCAGCGTCGTCGGGGTCTCAGACCTCGTGGTGGTCGCCTACGACGACCGCGTGCTCGTCGTGCCCATGGAGAAGGCTCAGCGAGTGCGCGAAATCGTCTCCCGGCTCAAGGCCGACGGCCGGTTCTGA
- a CDS encoding replication factor A (Replication protein A protects and stabilize the intermediate ssDNA that is generated by the unwinding action of a DNA helicase at the replication fork. In addition, SSBs prevent the formation of secondary structures by single-stranded template DNA.), translating into MTDVHQHAVEIHEQFSDKLELTVEDVAERLEKLVNEYKVPVDEARRSVTSHYLDEAGMEREDLRGAGGNQEMEIADVDEPEQWLDLTAKVVDLWEPGHESIGQVGLLGDPTGTIKFTKWAKSDLPELEEGKVYRFSNVVTDEYQGRFSVKLNRTTGIEELDEDLEVGDNEAEIEGALVDIQSGSGLIKRCPEEDCTRVLQNGRCSEHGEVEGEFDLRIKGVVDDGVNVHETIFNKEATEELTGITLEKAKEMAMDALDTTIVADEMREKVLGRYYRISGPTLGRYVLANSFEELTGPVDAEAVLIKARSM; encoded by the coding sequence ATGACAGATGTGCACCAGCACGCAGTAGAGATACACGAGCAGTTTTCAGACAAACTCGAGTTGACCGTCGAAGACGTAGCAGAGCGTCTCGAGAAACTCGTAAACGAATACAAGGTCCCCGTAGACGAGGCCCGTCGCAGCGTCACGAGCCACTACCTGGACGAAGCCGGCATGGAGCGCGAAGACCTCCGTGGCGCAGGCGGCAACCAGGAGATGGAAATCGCGGACGTAGACGAGCCAGAGCAGTGGCTCGACCTGACCGCAAAGGTCGTCGACCTCTGGGAACCCGGCCACGAATCCATCGGGCAGGTCGGCCTGCTCGGTGACCCGACCGGCACGATCAAGTTCACGAAGTGGGCGAAATCGGACCTCCCCGAACTCGAAGAAGGGAAGGTCTACCGCTTCTCGAACGTCGTCACCGACGAGTACCAGGGCCGATTCTCGGTCAAGCTCAACCGGACGACCGGCATCGAGGAACTCGACGAGGACTTGGAAGTCGGCGACAACGAAGCCGAAATCGAAGGCGCACTGGTGGACATCCAGAGCGGCAGCGGACTCATCAAGCGCTGTCCGGAGGAGGACTGCACGCGCGTCCTCCAGAACGGACGGTGTTCAGAACACGGTGAGGTCGAAGGCGAGTTCGACCTCCGCATCAAGGGCGTCGTCGACGACGGCGTGAACGTCCACGAGACCATCTTCAACAAGGAAGCCACCGAGGAACTCACCGGGATTACCTTGGAGAAGGCAAAGGAGATGGCCATGGACGCACTCGACACGACCATCGTCGCAGACGAGATGCGCGAGAAAGTCCTCGGGCGCTACTACCGCATCAGTGGCCCGACGCTCGGACGCTACGTCCTGGCGAACAGTTTCGAAGAACTGACCGGCCCGGTCGATGCCGAAGCAGTCCTCATCAAAGCGAGGTCGATGTAA